In Caballeronia insecticola, the following are encoded in one genomic region:
- a CDS encoding LysR family transcriptional regulator produces the protein MAPKKVADTGLDHLGAMRALVRVVELGSLSAAARELKLATSTVARKITALEEMLGVPLLHRSTHHVALTEAGSLYHSRAVSMIADLDDTLRVVAELDAAPSGPLKLTAPVAFGRRYLAPLVAPFLERYPGIQLDLRLTDNHNDMVAGGFDLDIHEGENYLDNLIVQPISRNDSILCATPAYFARRGRPATPADLAQHNCLRYLHPEGDPRWHLSNGKVTQSVMPQGNLQSDHSELLLEATCAGLGIAEFEIWLVRDLLVDGKLELALPAYRLENALTGKMIYMAYLPNRRLSTKVRVLREFLAERLQGIGELPGDRAIAVNRAAIKTSNAIGGKAHLSRRSA, from the coding sequence ATGGCTCCGAAAAAGGTGGCGGATACCGGTCTGGATCATCTGGGCGCGATGCGTGCGCTGGTTCGCGTCGTCGAGCTGGGAAGCCTGTCGGCGGCTGCGCGCGAACTCAAGCTCGCGACCTCGACCGTCGCGCGCAAGATCACGGCGCTGGAGGAAATGCTGGGTGTGCCGCTTCTGCATCGGTCGACGCATCATGTGGCGCTGACCGAAGCCGGCAGTCTCTATCATTCGCGCGCGGTCTCGATGATCGCGGATCTGGACGACACCTTGCGCGTCGTCGCCGAACTCGATGCCGCGCCCAGTGGGCCACTCAAGCTGACGGCGCCGGTGGCGTTCGGCCGCCGCTATCTGGCGCCGCTGGTGGCGCCGTTTCTCGAACGCTATCCCGGCATTCAGCTCGATCTGCGCCTGACGGATAACCACAACGACATGGTCGCGGGCGGCTTCGACCTCGACATTCACGAAGGTGAGAACTACCTCGACAATCTGATCGTGCAGCCGATCTCCCGCAACGACAGCATCCTGTGCGCGACACCGGCTTACTTCGCGCGGCGCGGCCGGCCCGCGACGCCTGCCGATCTCGCTCAACACAACTGCCTGCGCTATCTGCATCCCGAAGGCGATCCGCGCTGGCATCTGTCCAACGGAAAGGTCACGCAATCCGTCATGCCGCAGGGCAACCTGCAGTCGGACCATTCGGAACTGCTGCTCGAAGCGACCTGCGCCGGGCTCGGCATCGCCGAATTCGAAATCTGGCTGGTTCGCGATCTGCTGGTCGACGGCAAGCTCGAATTAGCGCTGCCCGCTTACCGGCTGGAGAATGCGCTGACCGGCAAGATGATCTATATGGCCTATCTTCCCAATCGCCGGCTTTCGACCAAGGTGCGTGTGCTGCGTGAGTTTCTCGCGGAACGTCTTCAGGGCATTGGCGAATTGCCGGGCGACCGGGCTATCGCGGTTAACCGTGCGGCGATAAAGACTTCGAATGCGATCGGAGGAAAAGCGCATTTATCGCGCAGATCAGCATAG
- a CDS encoding MFS transporter, whose translation MHGPIDVSLARGMSPSTDVEEALADTRRTVGRGISDRLDRLPASRPVWFLISMLALGGWFEIYDMFLTAYIGPGLVKAGIFAKTTATIFDLHGLGAFVAALFLGLFIGTIGVAFIADRLGRRKVFVGALLCYTFAAAIMSVQTDAVWIVFWRVIAGIGVGAELVTIDTYVSEFVPARMRGRAFAFLQSIQYTSIPTIAFLSWQLVPIAPFGFDGWRWVVWIGCAGAVLVWIVRLGLPESPRWLIQQGRGQEAEHIVARIEAKIERVTGKPLPAVVASAVPARPETAPEEVGPWHARYRKRTLMLIVSNFFQSIGYYGFASWVPTLLAEKGVALTHSLMYSFIIAIASPLGPLLAMLVADRIERKWLIAGSATSMAVLGIVFAQQHDPVIVVAMGLLMTLAANCMTFSYRTYQAELFPTHIRARAIGMVYSASRVSAMLSGFLIAFFLRHLGVPGVFALIAGSMLVVFITIVAFGPRVRGLSLEQISQ comes from the coding sequence ATGCACGGACCCATCGACGTTTCTCTCGCGCGCGGCATGAGCCCATCCACCGATGTCGAGGAGGCGCTCGCGGATACGCGCCGCACCGTCGGCCGCGGGATATCCGACCGTCTCGACCGCTTGCCGGCCAGCCGGCCGGTCTGGTTCCTCATCAGCATGCTGGCGCTCGGCGGCTGGTTCGAGATCTACGACATGTTCCTGACCGCGTATATCGGTCCGGGGCTGGTCAAAGCCGGCATCTTCGCCAAAACGACCGCGACGATCTTCGACCTGCACGGTCTCGGCGCGTTCGTCGCGGCGCTCTTTCTCGGCTTGTTCATCGGCACGATCGGGGTCGCGTTCATCGCCGACAGGCTAGGCCGGCGCAAAGTCTTCGTGGGCGCGCTGCTCTGCTACACGTTCGCCGCGGCCATCATGTCGGTGCAGACCGATGCGGTGTGGATCGTGTTCTGGCGCGTGATCGCGGGCATCGGCGTGGGCGCCGAACTCGTCACGATCGATACCTACGTCTCCGAATTCGTCCCGGCGCGCATGCGCGGGCGAGCCTTCGCGTTCCTGCAGTCCATCCAGTACACCTCTATTCCGACGATCGCGTTCCTATCATGGCAACTGGTGCCGATTGCGCCGTTCGGCTTCGACGGCTGGCGATGGGTCGTGTGGATCGGTTGCGCGGGCGCGGTGCTCGTCTGGATCGTCCGGCTGGGATTGCCGGAGAGTCCTCGCTGGCTGATTCAGCAAGGTCGCGGGCAGGAGGCCGAACACATCGTGGCGCGGATCGAGGCGAAGATCGAGAGGGTCACCGGGAAGCCGTTGCCCGCGGTGGTTGCGTCGGCCGTGCCGGCCCGGCCCGAGACCGCGCCCGAGGAAGTCGGCCCGTGGCATGCCCGGTATCGCAAGCGCACCCTCATGTTGATCGTCTCCAACTTTTTTCAGTCGATCGGATACTACGGCTTTGCGAGCTGGGTCCCGACCTTGCTCGCCGAAAAAGGCGTCGCGTTGACGCACAGCCTGATGTACTCGTTCATCATCGCGATCGCGAGTCCCCTCGGTCCGCTGCTTGCCATGCTGGTCGCCGATCGCATCGAGCGCAAATGGCTGATCGCCGGATCGGCGACCAGCATGGCGGTGCTCGGCATCGTCTTCGCGCAGCAGCACGATCCGGTGATCGTGGTCGCGATGGGACTGTTGATGACGCTGGCCGCGAACTGCATGACGTTCTCCTACCGGACCTATCAGGCCGAGCTGTTTCCGACTCACATCCGCGCACGCGCCATCGGCATGGTCTACTCGGCCAGCCGCGTCAGCGCGATGTTGTCGGGCTTCCTGATCGCGTTCTTTCTGCGGCATCTCGGCGTGCCAGGCGTGTTCGCGCTGATTGCCGGATCGATGCTGGTCGTGTTCATCACGATCGTCGCATTCGGCCCGCGCGTGCGCGGCCTGAGTCTGGAGCAGATCTCGCAGTGA
- a CDS encoding MFS transporter, protein MKPTSPYALAQAECADIGVPAAEAQQHALLCERAVRKASIRLLPVLLLGYIFSYLDRINVGFAALTMNHDLGLTPAQFGWGAGLFFLSYAVCEVPSNLALHRFGARLWLSRIMVTWGLLSAATAFVAGPHSFYALRLVLGVAEAGFFPGVAFYLTSWFPRAYRVRVLAWFTLGIPLASVIGGPLSGGLLSIDAFMGLSGWQWLFIAQGLPAAVLGIWAWAALSDSPRDATWLSSEERGALARQLESEVTAGGTRSFRAAVTDPRVLLLTVALFTLSIGITGIGMWLPQIIRREGLGMFQTGMLSTIPYACAGLAMVVAARRMDKGRNYAASLTMSSAVAAAGFMVSAVSESVSVALVGITIAMIGVNIARTALWAIPPTFLSGAAAAGGIAFINAVANCAGFAGPAMVGVVKEMTGSFTAGLVTLAIALAMTAGLAIALGRVARKRAQPA, encoded by the coding sequence ATGAAGCCGACTTCGCCTTATGCGCTTGCCCAGGCCGAATGCGCCGACATCGGCGTTCCGGCAGCAGAAGCGCAACAACACGCCCTATTGTGCGAGCGCGCGGTGCGCAAGGCATCCATCCGCCTGCTGCCCGTCTTGTTGCTCGGCTATATCTTCAGCTATCTGGACCGCATCAACGTAGGCTTCGCCGCATTGACGATGAACCACGATCTCGGGCTCACGCCGGCGCAGTTCGGGTGGGGCGCCGGACTCTTCTTTCTTAGCTACGCGGTCTGCGAAGTGCCGAGCAATCTGGCCTTGCATCGCTTCGGTGCGCGGCTCTGGCTGTCGCGCATCATGGTGACGTGGGGCTTGCTTTCGGCCGCCACGGCATTCGTCGCGGGCCCGCACTCGTTCTATGCGCTGCGTCTGGTGCTCGGGGTCGCTGAAGCAGGCTTCTTTCCCGGTGTCGCGTTCTATCTGACCTCGTGGTTTCCCCGCGCGTACCGCGTACGGGTGCTCGCGTGGTTCACGCTCGGCATTCCGCTCGCGTCGGTCATCGGCGGGCCGCTCTCGGGGGGCTTGCTGAGCATCGACGCCTTCATGGGTCTGTCGGGCTGGCAATGGCTCTTCATCGCTCAGGGCTTGCCGGCTGCCGTGCTGGGTATCTGGGCATGGGCGGCGCTCTCCGATTCACCCCGGGATGCCACGTGGCTCAGCAGCGAGGAGCGCGGCGCGCTGGCCCGTCAACTGGAAAGCGAAGTCACGGCAGGCGGCACGCGCAGCTTCCGCGCGGCCGTGACCGATCCGCGCGTGCTCTTGCTGACGGTGGCGCTGTTCACCTTGTCGATCGGTATTACGGGCATCGGCATGTGGCTCCCGCAGATCATTCGCCGCGAAGGGCTCGGCATGTTCCAGACGGGCATGCTGTCGACCATTCCTTATGCGTGCGCCGGCCTCGCGATGGTGGTCGCGGCGCGCCGGATGGACAAGGGCCGCAACTATGCGGCGAGCCTGACCATGAGTTCGGCGGTCGCCGCGGCGGGCTTCATGGTGTCGGCCGTATCGGAGTCGGTCAGCGTGGCGCTCGTGGGGATCACCATTGCGATGATCGGCGTGAACATCGCGCGCACGGCGCTCTGGGCGATTCCGCCAACGTTCCTTTCGGGCGCGGCGGCGGCGGGCGGCATCGCCTTCATCAACGCGGTGGCCAACTGCGCGGGCTTCGCGGGTCCCGCGATGGTCGGCGTCGTCAAGGAAATGACCGGGTCGTTCACCGCCGGGCTGGTCACGCTGGCCATCGCACTCGCCATGACGGCGGGTCTTGCCATCGCGCTCGGTCGAGTCGCGCGGAAAAGGGCGCAGCCCGCTTAG
- a CDS encoding glutamate ABC transporter substrate-binding protein, producing the protein MKLKSIAVMAACVAGALFSATLPAYADTFPADSTMAKIQKRGKLVVGTSLNTLMFSVRNPMSGNTEGFEADLARLLARKLTGSADNVEWIKTTTENRLPFVQNGRVDVVIATLTINDQRRKVIGFAGPYYVAGQDILTRRADTSIKGPLDLNGKTACVLNGTTVEDNVKKIAPQTRFVTFNDTAACVEGVADKRFDAYVDDGATLAGEALRQPDKFRVVGKPFTQEPWGIGVAKQDEQFREWISAQLQQSIKDGTWDKLYAKNLEGTLGKPQVPTIER; encoded by the coding sequence ATGAAACTGAAGTCGATTGCCGTCATGGCGGCGTGCGTTGCAGGCGCGTTGTTTTCGGCGACCTTGCCCGCATACGCCGATACCTTTCCCGCCGACTCGACGATGGCGAAGATCCAGAAGCGCGGCAAGCTGGTTGTCGGCACGTCCCTCAATACGCTGATGTTCTCGGTGCGCAATCCGATGTCGGGCAACACCGAAGGCTTCGAGGCCGATCTCGCGCGCCTGCTTGCCCGCAAGCTCACGGGCTCGGCCGACAACGTGGAATGGATCAAGACGACCACCGAGAACCGCTTGCCGTTCGTGCAGAACGGCCGGGTCGACGTGGTGATCGCCACGCTCACCATCAACGACCAGCGCAGAAAGGTGATCGGTTTCGCCGGCCCGTATTACGTGGCCGGTCAGGACATCCTCACGCGCCGCGCGGATACGTCGATCAAGGGCCCGCTCGACCTGAACGGCAAGACCGCCTGCGTGCTGAACGGCACGACGGTGGAAGACAACGTCAAAAAGATCGCGCCGCAGACCAGGTTCGTCACCTTCAACGATACCGCCGCGTGCGTCGAAGGCGTCGCCGACAAGCGCTTCGATGCCTACGTGGACGACGGTGCGACGCTCGCGGGCGAAGCGCTGCGCCAGCCTGACAAGTTCCGCGTCGTCGGCAAGCCGTTCACGCAGGAGCCGTGGGGCATCGGTGTAGCGAAGCAGGACGAGCAGTTCCGCGAGTGGATCAGCGCGCAGCTCCAGCAGTCGATCAAGGACGGCACCTGGGACAAGCTCTACGCAAAGAATCTGGAAGGCACGCTCGGCAAGCCGCAAGTGCCGACGATCGAACGCTGA
- a CDS encoding DUF1993 family protein, translating into MVRKHMHRQIIEQCASAIERMDQWMAKAERHAMLKGFDVEVLMNWQLAPDMAPFSFQIQSACTYLESGIAGLTGLRFRSSESETNIAGLRALIREIVGFARGVTRQALTDVSDRMIKFAWLAEPIDSERFVIEVVFPNVYFHVGNAYAILSQGGVDVGKRDYIGPIYPAPR; encoded by the coding sequence ATGGTACGGAAACACATGCATCGTCAAATCATCGAACAGTGTGCATCGGCTATCGAGCGCATGGATCAGTGGATGGCCAAGGCCGAGCGTCACGCCATGTTGAAGGGCTTCGATGTCGAAGTGCTGATGAACTGGCAACTGGCCCCCGACATGGCCCCTTTCAGCTTCCAGATTCAGAGCGCCTGCACGTATCTGGAAAGCGGCATCGCGGGGCTGACCGGCCTGCGTTTTCGTTCTTCGGAATCAGAGACGAATATCGCGGGATTGCGCGCGCTTATCCGCGAGATTGTCGGGTTCGCGCGCGGCGTGACGCGGCAGGCGCTCACCGATGTCAGCGATCGCATGATCAAGTTCGCCTGGCTCGCAGAGCCAATCGATTCGGAGAGGTTCGTCATCGAAGTGGTTTTTCCCAACGTTTATTTTCACGTCGGAAACGCCTATGCCATCCTGAGTCAAGGCGGGGTTGACGTGGGCAAGCGTGATTACATCGGTCCTATCTACCCCGCGCCGAGGTGA
- a CDS encoding LysR family transcriptional regulator, which yields MLINLQMRDLMYFAKVAELGHLGRASQELHITQPALSKCIDRLETTYGAALFERSGRGIRLTDAGRLLLERARMIERSLDETHRQISSLGKGLAGLVRVGAAATIAEFVMPAVCRAMLEEAPEVAVELQIGMNDVLHESLRKRLLDVVVGPLGTRDDALTEIPIATDEVVVAASASHPLAGAHASLQDMSRYGWVLPARSVATRQWLERVFLAHQLPPPHASIMTSSIAAVPRLIAQSGLLSFISRRNLTEGRFTPELVEVFNPETTMIREFGVVHLDDAYLSPATKRFIELVKAVGQMQAPGTR from the coding sequence GTGCTGATCAATCTGCAGATGCGCGACCTGATGTACTTTGCGAAAGTCGCCGAACTGGGCCACCTCGGGCGAGCCTCGCAGGAATTGCATATCACCCAGCCGGCGCTGTCCAAGTGCATCGACCGTCTGGAGACGACTTACGGCGCGGCCTTGTTCGAGCGCAGCGGCCGGGGCATCCGCCTGACTGACGCGGGCCGCCTGCTGCTCGAGCGCGCTCGCATGATCGAGCGGAGTCTCGACGAAACGCACAGGCAGATTTCATCGCTCGGAAAGGGGCTGGCGGGTCTCGTCAGAGTCGGCGCCGCCGCCACGATCGCGGAATTCGTCATGCCGGCGGTCTGTCGCGCCATGCTCGAAGAGGCGCCCGAAGTGGCCGTGGAATTGCAGATCGGCATGAACGACGTGCTGCACGAATCGTTGCGCAAGCGCCTGCTCGACGTCGTCGTCGGCCCGCTTGGGACACGCGACGATGCGCTGACGGAAATTCCCATCGCGACGGATGAGGTGGTGGTTGCCGCGAGCGCGTCTCATCCGCTGGCGGGCGCGCATGCGTCACTTCAGGACATGTCCCGTTACGGATGGGTTTTACCGGCGCGCTCCGTCGCCACCCGCCAATGGCTCGAACGCGTGTTCCTGGCGCATCAGCTCCCACCTCCGCACGCGTCGATCATGACGAGCTCGATTGCCGCGGTTCCCCGGCTGATCGCGCAAAGCGGGCTGCTCAGCTTCATTTCGCGACGCAATCTGACTGAGGGTCGCTTCACTCCGGAACTGGTCGAGGTCTTTAATCCGGAGACCACGATGATCCGGGAATTCGGCGTGGTGCATCTTGACGATGCCTATCTGTCTCCGGCGACCAAGCGTTTCATCGAACTGGTAAAAGCCGTCGGACAGATGCAGGCGCCGGGCACGCGATAG
- a CDS encoding amidohydrolase family protein, with product MSVREAPQPGVVPFSAGAAAPRLEPPALACDCHMHVYSPRYAVAADAALKPPAAALSDYGSLRRRLGTTRNVFVQPSTYGYDNAGVLDAIARSGNVARGIGVVGSGVSHTRMNELDAGGIVGLRFNLVRSGEAALNDAVSLAPALAERGWHLEIHVGAEQLPEIAPTLARLPCDVAIDHFGRLRFNEGTSQPAFRTLCALLDNGRSWVKLSAAYLDTEATRDSIVRIGRALVEHRADRLVWGSDWPHPAAKSLPDDAEQLDHLLEWARDEATRHRILVDNAARLYRFQP from the coding sequence ATGAGCGTACGAGAAGCACCTCAGCCCGGCGTCGTGCCGTTCTCCGCCGGAGCCGCGGCGCCGCGCCTCGAGCCGCCGGCGCTTGCGTGCGATTGCCACATGCATGTCTATTCGCCGCGCTATGCGGTCGCGGCCGATGCGGCGCTGAAACCGCCTGCGGCGGCGCTTTCGGACTACGGATCGCTGCGGCGCAGGCTCGGCACGACGCGTAACGTCTTCGTGCAACCTTCGACCTACGGATACGACAACGCCGGCGTGCTGGACGCAATCGCGCGTTCCGGCAACGTGGCGAGAGGCATCGGCGTTGTCGGGAGCGGCGTGAGTCACACGCGCATGAACGAGCTCGACGCGGGCGGCATCGTGGGCCTGCGCTTCAATCTCGTGCGCTCGGGTGAAGCGGCGCTGAATGACGCGGTGTCATTGGCGCCCGCGCTTGCGGAACGCGGCTGGCATCTGGAGATTCATGTCGGCGCCGAGCAACTGCCCGAGATCGCGCCGACGCTCGCGCGCCTGCCGTGCGATGTCGCCATCGATCACTTCGGGCGTCTGCGCTTCAACGAAGGCACGTCTCAGCCCGCGTTCCGGACATTGTGCGCATTGCTGGACAACGGCCGGTCGTGGGTGAAGCTCAGTGCCGCCTATCTCGACACGGAAGCGACGCGCGACAGCATCGTGCGGATCGGCCGCGCGCTGGTCGAGCATCGTGCCGATCGCCTCGTATGGGGAAGCGACTGGCCGCATCCCGCGGCGAAGTCGCTGCCGGATGACGCGGAGCAACTCGACCATCTGCTGGAATGGGCGCGGGACGAGGCCACGCGCCACCGCATCCTCGTCGATAACGCCGCGCGCCTCTATCGCTTTCAGCCATAA
- a CDS encoding RraA family protein, which produces MSAVQNRAGWPAGFFIGDRACVPSAAQVEAFRTVPVAHAGDCMGRSVGAMGLSAYHHSLSLTMCGPALTVRVRPGDNMMIHKAIEMAGPGDVIVVDGGGDLTQALIGGLMRTSALTKKIGGFVIDGAIRDLAEWAEGVIPVYARGHTFRGPSKEGPGEVNVPISCAGMVVTPGDLVLGDADGVIAIPACQLDALLPLVRAHADKEAGIRATNLAGTADPERFNALLRKKGCPV; this is translated from the coding sequence ATGAGCGCTGTTCAGAATCGGGCCGGCTGGCCCGCGGGTTTCTTTATCGGCGATCGCGCATGCGTGCCGTCCGCGGCCCAGGTCGAGGCCTTCCGTACCGTGCCGGTCGCGCATGCCGGCGACTGCATGGGCCGCAGCGTCGGCGCGATGGGTCTGAGCGCGTATCACCACTCGCTGTCGCTCACGATGTGCGGCCCGGCGCTCACGGTACGCGTGCGCCCCGGCGACAACATGATGATTCACAAGGCGATCGAAATGGCCGGGCCGGGCGATGTGATCGTCGTCGATGGCGGCGGCGATCTCACGCAGGCGCTGATCGGCGGACTGATGCGCACCTCGGCGCTGACGAAAAAGATTGGCGGATTCGTGATCGATGGCGCGATTCGCGATCTCGCCGAGTGGGCCGAAGGCGTCATTCCCGTCTACGCGCGTGGCCATACGTTCCGCGGCCCGAGCAAGGAAGGTCCGGGCGAAGTCAACGTGCCGATTTCATGCGCGGGCATGGTCGTGACGCCCGGCGACCTCGTGCTCGGCGACGCGGATGGCGTGATCGCGATCCCGGCCTGTCAGCTCGACGCGCTTCTGCCGCTGGTACGCGCCCACGCCGACAAGGAAGCCGGTATTCGCGCGACCAACCTCGCCGGCACGGCGGACCCCGAGCGCTTCAACGCGTTGCTGCGCAAGAAGGGATGTCCCGTCTGA
- a CDS encoding amino acid ABC transporter ATP-binding protein, with protein sequence MGVSAHADGPLVALRGLNKSFGEQQVLFDVDLDVERGEVVVVIGPSGSGKSTLCRCINRLETIDAGEILIDGESLPEEGRALASMRAQIGMVFQSFNLFSHRTVLENVSMGPRKVLGHTRVVAEAEARRLLARVGLAHKADAVPAELSGGQQQRVALARALAMSPKLMLFDEPTSALDPEMVSEVLQVMLELAQSGMTMIVVTHEMGFARQAADRIVFMDGGRIVEIAQPDTFFAGPRSERGRDFLSRILEH encoded by the coding sequence ATGGGTGTGAGCGCGCATGCTGACGGCCCGCTCGTTGCGCTGCGCGGGCTGAACAAATCGTTCGGCGAACAGCAGGTGTTGTTCGACGTCGATCTCGATGTCGAACGCGGCGAGGTCGTGGTCGTGATCGGACCGTCGGGTTCGGGCAAGTCCACCCTGTGCCGCTGCATCAATCGGCTGGAGACCATCGACGCGGGCGAGATTCTGATCGATGGCGAAAGCCTCCCGGAAGAAGGCCGCGCGCTCGCGTCGATGCGCGCGCAGATCGGCATGGTGTTCCAGTCGTTCAACCTGTTTTCGCATCGCACGGTGCTGGAGAACGTGTCGATGGGACCGCGCAAGGTGCTCGGCCACACTCGCGTGGTAGCCGAGGCCGAGGCGCGGCGTCTGCTCGCGCGGGTCGGCCTCGCACACAAGGCGGATGCGGTCCCGGCGGAGTTGTCGGGCGGCCAGCAGCAGCGCGTCGCGCTGGCCCGCGCGCTGGCGATGAGCCCGAAGCTCATGTTGTTCGACGAGCCCACGTCCGCGCTCGACCCCGAGATGGTCAGCGAGGTCTTGCAGGTGATGCTCGAACTCGCGCAAAGCGGCATGACGATGATCGTGGTCACGCACGAGATGGGCTTTGCCCGCCAGGCCGCCGATCGCATCGTGTTCATGGATGGCGGGCGCATCGTCGAGATTGCGCAGCCGGATACCTTCTTCGCGGGGCCGCGTTCGGAGCGCGGCCGCGATTTCCTGTCGCGCATACTGGAGCATTGA
- a CDS encoding asparaginase has protein sequence MTLPAHVPLAVASRNKHVERVHWGSVAVVDAAGSLLAHAGDPYASVFSRSTLKPFQALAFVRDGGPDHFGFTAAELALTCASHGGEAVHVDAVTSMLEKVGATESDLRCGVHMPDCYGEHNLPPRGATFDQRHHNCSGKHAGFLGCCAMHGYARGQYLDRDHELQRRIAHDVASLADMREQDMWCGIDGCSAPNYGMPLERLAGMWARLAAGASHCGADTDAALSRIFAAMAAHPLMVSGTGRCDLALAQAARGDWVTKVGADGVHAIGIRSRGIGVAVKIADGDFAAVYATTIAVLRQLDLPLEREGALLEKWADPVLRNVRGTPVGQLQSTVKLTWV, from the coding sequence ATGACGCTTCCCGCCCATGTTCCGCTCGCCGTTGCCAGCCGCAACAAGCATGTCGAACGCGTCCACTGGGGTTCGGTGGCCGTCGTCGACGCAGCGGGTTCGCTGCTCGCCCATGCCGGCGATCCCTACGCCAGCGTCTTTTCGCGCTCCACGCTCAAACCCTTTCAGGCGCTCGCCTTCGTCCGCGATGGCGGCCCGGATCACTTCGGATTCACCGCTGCCGAACTCGCGCTGACCTGTGCGAGCCACGGCGGCGAAGCGGTGCACGTCGATGCCGTCACGAGCATGCTCGAAAAGGTCGGCGCGACGGAATCCGACCTGCGCTGCGGGGTGCACATGCCCGATTGCTACGGCGAGCACAACCTGCCGCCGCGCGGCGCCACGTTCGATCAGCGTCATCACAACTGCTCCGGCAAACATGCGGGTTTCCTCGGCTGTTGCGCCATGCACGGATACGCGCGCGGGCAGTATCTGGATCGCGATCATGAATTGCAGCGGCGTATCGCGCACGATGTCGCATCGCTCGCGGATATGCGGGAACAGGACATGTGGTGCGGCATCGACGGCTGCAGCGCGCCCAACTACGGCATGCCGCTCGAGCGGCTCGCGGGCATGTGGGCGCGGCTCGCCGCCGGCGCTTCGCATTGCGGCGCGGACACGGACGCAGCGCTCTCGCGCATTTTCGCGGCGATGGCCGCGCATCCGTTGATGGTGTCGGGCACCGGCCGCTGCGATCTCGCGCTCGCGCAGGCAGCGCGTGGCGACTGGGTCACGAAGGTCGGCGCCGATGGCGTGCATGCAATCGGCATACGCAGCCGGGGTATCGGCGTGGCCGTGAAAATTGCCGACGGCGATTTCGCCGCTGTCTATGCGACCACGATCGCCGTGCTCAGGCAACTCGACCTGCCGCTCGAGCGCGAAGGCGCGCTGCTCGAGAAATGGGCCGACCCCGTGCTGCGCAACGTCCGGGGCACGCCGGTGGGCCAGCTCCAGTCGACGGTGAAGCTGACATGGGTGTGA
- a CDS encoding hydroxyacid dehydrogenase, producing MTYRFLVTAPRLAAAGQRALADAGCEVFYIQDAQDANEVERILASQPIDAVISRTVLLSGAAIESCATLRVICKHGVGVTNIDVQAATAAGIPVFTTPGTNTSSVAELTIGLMIGAARKVAYFDRELRAGRWTRTGDGMQLHGRTLGLIGFGQIGRQVAKIAHALGMKVHVFDPALDRDTAGAHVTVENSVQALLTKSNVLSLHCPVNAHTRGMIDAAAIEALPDGSIVINTARGELIDEAALVDALKRGKLAAAGLDTFAHEPLGADDPLAHLSNVVLTPHVGGSTPDALDAVATSAVDACLSYLRGESANSTSCVNPDVLLSDKKVIA from the coding sequence ATGACGTACCGATTTCTCGTTACCGCGCCGAGGCTGGCGGCAGCAGGGCAGCGTGCCCTGGCCGACGCGGGCTGCGAGGTCTTCTATATCCAGGATGCGCAGGATGCGAACGAGGTCGAGCGCATTCTGGCCTCGCAGCCGATCGACGCGGTGATCTCCCGCACTGTTCTGCTCTCGGGAGCCGCCATCGAAAGCTGCGCCACGCTCAGGGTGATCTGCAAGCACGGCGTGGGCGTGACCAACATCGATGTCCAGGCCGCGACGGCGGCCGGCATTCCGGTGTTCACGACGCCCGGCACGAACACCTCGTCGGTCGCCGAACTGACGATCGGACTGATGATCGGCGCCGCGCGCAAGGTCGCTTACTTCGACCGCGAACTGCGCGCCGGACGCTGGACGCGGACCGGCGACGGCATGCAGCTCCACGGGCGCACGCTCGGGCTGATTGGCTTCGGCCAGATCGGCCGCCAGGTCGCGAAGATTGCCCATGCGCTCGGCATGAAGGTTCACGTCTTCGATCCGGCGCTCGATCGCGACACGGCCGGCGCCCATGTCACGGTCGAAAATTCCGTGCAGGCGCTCCTGACGAAATCGAACGTGCTGAGTCTGCACTGCCCGGTCAACGCGCACACGCGCGGGATGATCGACGCAGCGGCGATCGAGGCGTTGCCCGATGGTTCGATCGTCATCAACACCGCGCGCGGCGAACTGATCGACGAAGCCGCGCTCGTCGACGCGTTGAAACGCGGCAAGCTCGCCGCGGCCGGCCTCGACACCTTCGCGCATGAACCGCTCGGCGCCGACGATCCGCTCGCGCATCTGAGCAATGTCGTCCTGACGCCGCATGTCGGCGGTTCGACGCCCGATGCCCTCGATGCCGTCGCGACCTCGGCCGTCGATGCCTGCCTGAGCTACCTGCGCGGCGAGTCCGCGAATTCAACGAGCTGCGTCAATCCCGACGTGCTCCTCTCCGACAAGAAGGTGATCGCATGA